The Spinacia oleracea cultivar Varoflay chromosome 2, BTI_SOV_V1, whole genome shotgun sequence DNA segment ACTCTCAGCCTCCCTCATTTTTCTGCTATTTTCTTACAGTATATTATTTAATGTTTAAATAACGCTACTATGTAATTGCTTGTTTTTTGGGGATGGGGTGGGGTGAGTTGGTGGGGGGTAGGGGTTAATGCAATTATCAATTGTGAGTATTGTGTCTTAGCCGCTTTGGCTTCATGCAGAATGGTTCCTGATTAAAGTATGCCAAAACTTGCCCTGAAATTGTCAGGTGTAGATGCAATGGAGTTATGTAGAACAGTAGAAGTATATAATTTGTTTTATTCTCTTCTGTATGAGCTACAAGCCTACAAAGGCTATAACATCAATAGCAAAATGAATAAAAACATGTTTAAGATCTCAGCAAAGGTGCCAACACGTGCGCAATGCGGTTTACTAGTTTGGTTGGACTCTAGGGATCTCTTAGCTTCTCTTTGTACCCTCTTAAAGGAAAATTTTGAGTAGTTACCTATGTACCTCTGATTCAAAGTACATCATACTTGTTGTAGCCTTCAAGTATAAGCAAATTAGTTATCATTAATGTTCAAGAACTTGTAGATTCTCCTAGCAATCCTTTGAGTATTTGGAATTTTTTTGTACCATAAAGTTTAGGCTATAGAAGTTTGGATGATGAGGATTTTAGGAGAAGCCAAGGGAAGCCGAAGATGACTTGGATGGAGGGAGTTAAAAATGATATCAATGGGTTTGCATGAGCATATAGCCCTAGAAAGAAGTGAATGGAGGAAAATGCTATTTGTGGACAAGCACGAGAGATAAAGTATTGGTTCATACAGCAACCATTCTTTTAGGTTAAAGGATTGACATTGTTGTGATTATAATTTGGCCTATAGGGTTTGTTCACATGCTCTTGCATTTGCTTCCATTTGACTAGGTGGTTTGTGGACCTTCAGTTATGTCAAGACTTCAGAAATCATTTAGCGCCTCATTATTCATTAAGCATTGCTTTAGCTATTGTCTTCAATTTATCCATGTGAGCACCGTTTATAGTCTATAGTTTAAAGGATCCACAATTCTTACCACCAATTTTCTTTGAGACAATTTCAGAATTTGCCACCAAACACCATTATGATGGGACTTATTAAGTGATAGGATTGGCTTCAGTATGTTAAGACCCAAATCTCTAGAGATATATGGTCTAGTGTTCCTACTGATGTTATATTGCGGAACTGGCTCAGCATCTCCTTGTTTCATGTATAGGTAATTTTTAGCATTTGCTCTCAATAACCGTATAAAATGTATAGGCTTTATATTACATGCAATCCAAATTCGCTTTACATACTCTAATTAAAGTCTTCAAAGCACAAAGAGCACTTTATGCTACCGTAAGACCTCGAACCACACTTCATACAAGTAATATTGTGACCTTCAATACGAGTCTGAGCACCTTTGGTTAGAAGCAGTTTACATATTGATGTGTATCTAAGCTTTGTGGAATGTGGGTCACTTCATGAAAATCTCGACTTCTTGAGCTTTAGAAGAAATTTTAGCAGTTTCTTCCAAGTCATACAAGGTCAAGGTCATTTGTTCTGTTCCATCGAGGCTTTGGGTGAAAAATCAAATATGACCTAGGTTATCCAATTTTTAGTAGTAGACCACACGTATTTCAACCCTGGTCAATAGTTTTATATGGTTCCACGTAAGATGTACAAAAATGTATTAGTTTGTTTGACTTTGATATTACTTTGTTTCTTACTTGTAGGTGGAAGAGATGTCCGGACCAAACTGATTGCTTCAGAGCAAGTGAACAAATGTGTTCAAGCTAGTTATGGAAGCAGTCGGTTGAGGAGATCAGCAAGAAGGAACGATGTAACACAACCACCAATTGAGGATCTTATAACTTCTGTACCATCTTCTATTGAGAACTCTGTACAAAACCAATCTCCTCTTAATCCTCTTGCTGCTCGTGCAGTTTTGGCCTCGTTAGTATCAAAATTTCCCcaaaagattgtaaacaacatGGAATCATATCTGACAAATGAAAGAGGGTTTTCAGATAAGAGGCTTCATGCAAAAACGTTGAATGGATTTCCTACGGAGGTCTGTAATAATATTGAACCTTCTATTGACTTAGGTGGAAGTTTATCATCCTCAATGAGAGATGAGGAGTCTACCCTTCCCGTGGAAGTAAGGAGACTAACTCGGTCAGCAATGAAAAGAGAAAGTTCCAATACAAATCACGATGATGATACCACATCAGTTGAAGCTGCAACATCTGTCCGCATGACTCGCTTTGCAGCTCATAAAAGGAAAGGAAATACGGTTGAAAAGGCCAGTGAAGAATCGCTAGACAAGACGATTAGATCAACCAGATCAACTTGTTCTGCAATAAAAAAAGGGATGGAGGTTTCATATGCAGAAGATAAGAATAGAACCCTTGATGAAGGCGCAAAGTGTACCATCTTAAGAAGTCCAATCCGTGTAACTCGTTCAACAGCTCGTGCAGGGATTGATCTCACTGGAGTTTTAGATGACAAAGTCAAAGAAACATTACAAGCTGAGCCCGAAAATGAAAGTGCTCTACCAGATTATTCTAACTCTGACTATGAGGCTGTTATATCACCACAGAGAAGGACCTTTCAACTGGTCAATGCTGAGTTGAAACAAGCAGAAAGCAATAAGAAGCATAAGGTAGCTGTTGAGAGAAGACAAAAGAAAACAGGTTCTTGCGTAAACTTTTAAAATCGTCTTCTATTCTATATGTGTGTCTCTATTATTGAATCTCTATTCCTTTGTTGGTCATGGAACATATATGTTGTGGATTAATTGCATagagtttattattatttcttcACTCATTACGATAGCTCAAACCTTACACTTA contains these protein-coding regions:
- the LOC110792323 gene encoding uncharacterized protein isoform X1 is translated as MADAPIAESCEVQLEAKRKADGSWHPCQVSLCLQCCALIWNTKYFVLIFTLLWWKYFVVIYNCQNSSGGGLSVKFEGQVSEDMMLGVEDALACLRVRSVPLQGDDCCYIEEGKHVLAAREKNYQKLFLDAVVQKVIRVRHSKRASCRCTFTIKWLFDHAENGISSIPSSSIMKLATENIDSHPTVAAFLSSMEKSHLSTSPSSPTSFDDSESEFDFPGLLKHIEGIGSLTNASNKELLNDSLLGVDHGGRDVRTKLIASEQVNKCVQASYGSSRLRRSARRNDVTQPPIEDLITSVPSSIENSVQNQSPLNPLAARAVLASLVSKFPQKIVNNMESYLTNERGFSDKRLHAKTLNGFPTEVCNNIEPSIDLGGSLSSSMRDEESTLPVEVRRLTRSAMKRESSNTNHDDDTTSVEAATSVRMTRFAAHKRKGNTVEKASEESLDKTIRSTRSTCSAIKKGMEVSYAEDKNRTLDEGAKCTILRSPIRVTRSTARAGIDLTGVLDDKVKETLQAEPENESALPDYSNSDYEAVISPQRRTFQLVNAELKQAESNKKHKVAVERRQKKTAEDLHGNVETQSRKKSVPSKNQPSRCSPRLRCSPGTRSHNKS
- the LOC110792323 gene encoding uncharacterized protein isoform X2, whose translation is MADAPIAESCEVQLEAKRKADGSWHPCQVSLCSGGGLSVKFEGQVSEDMMLGVEDALACLRVRSVPLQGDDCCYIEEGKHVLAAREKNYQKLFLDAVVQKVIRVRHSKRASCRCTFTIKWLFDHAENGISSIPSSSIMKLATENIDSHPTVAAFLSSMEKSHLSTSPSSPTSFDDSESEFDFPGLLKHIEGIGSLTNASNKELLNDSLLGVDHGGRDVRTKLIASEQVNKCVQASYGSSRLRRSARRNDVTQPPIEDLITSVPSSIENSVQNQSPLNPLAARAVLASLVSKFPQKIVNNMESYLTNERGFSDKRLHAKTLNGFPTEVCNNIEPSIDLGGSLSSSMRDEESTLPVEVRRLTRSAMKRESSNTNHDDDTTSVEAATSVRMTRFAAHKRKGNTVEKASEESLDKTIRSTRSTCSAIKKGMEVSYAEDKNRTLDEGAKCTILRSPIRVTRSTARAGIDLTGVLDDKVKETLQAEPENESALPDYSNSDYEAVISPQRRTFQLVNAELKQAESNKKHKVAVERRQKKTAEDLHGNVETQSRKKSVPSKNQPSRCSPRLRCSPGTRSHNKS